The Thermococcus sp. genome window below encodes:
- the pyrI gene encoding aspartate carbamoyltransferase regulatory subunit: protein MPELKVEVIPEGTVIDHIPAGKWLKVIEILGLTRPNGGTLLIASNVPSKKLGRKDIVKVEGRYLSEEEVNKIALIAPLATVNIVRDYKIIEKFKVEIPDEIVGILSCPNPNCVSNHEYVKPRFRVESREPLKLRCYYCERTIEGDEIIGNL, encoded by the coding sequence ATGCCCGAGCTGAAGGTTGAGGTTATTCCCGAGGGGACTGTCATAGATCACATTCCAGCAGGGAAGTGGCTCAAAGTAATAGAGATACTCGGCCTGACCAGGCCCAACGGCGGGACCCTGCTCATAGCCTCCAACGTCCCGAGCAAAAAGCTCGGAAGGAAGGACATCGTGAAGGTCGAGGGGCGCTACCTCAGCGAGGAGGAGGTCAACAAAATCGCCCTGATAGCGCCGCTTGCAACGGTTAACATCGTGAGGGACTACAAAATCATCGAGAAGTTCAAGGTGGAAATCCCGGACGAGATAGTCGGAATCCTCAGCTGTCCGAACCCGAACTGCGTCAGCAACCACGAGTACGTAAAGCCAAGATTCAGGGTGGAAAGCAGAGAACCGCTAAAGCTCCGCTGTTACTACTGCGAGAGAACAATCGAGGGGGACGAGATAATAGGCAACCTCTGA